From a single Bacillus gobiensis genomic region:
- a CDS encoding HPr family phosphocarrier protein, with translation MLERKMEIKLKTGLQARPAALFVQEANRYTSDIYLEKDGKKVNAKSIMGLMSLAVGSGAMITLITNGTDEQEALDALSDFVQNES, from the coding sequence ATGCTTGAGCGTAAAATGGAAATAAAATTGAAAACTGGTTTGCAGGCAAGGCCAGCTGCATTGTTTGTCCAAGAAGCCAACCGCTATACTTCTGATATTTATTTGGAGAAGGATGGGAAAAAAGTAAATGCAAAGAGCATCATGGGCCTAATGAGCCTGGCTGTAGGCTCAGGCGCTATGATTACACTCATTACAAATGGGACAGATGAACAAGAGGCCCTAGATGCATTGTCCGATTTTGTACAGAATGAGAGCTAG